Proteins from one Rhinopithecus roxellana isolate Shanxi Qingling chromosome 20, ASM756505v1, whole genome shotgun sequence genomic window:
- the LOC104664033 gene encoding metallothionein-1E-like, which translates to MDPNCFCTTGGSCTCAESCKCKECKCTPCKKSCCSCCPVSCAKCAQGCICKGASEKCSCCD; encoded by the exons ATGGACCCCAACTGCTTCTGCACCACTG GTGGCTCCTGCACCTGCGCTGAGTCCTGCAAGTGCAAGGAGTGCAAATGTACCCCCTGCAAGAAGA gctgctgctcctgctgccccGTGAGCTGTGCCAAGTGTGCCCAGGGCTGCATCTGCAAAGGGGCATCAGAGAAGTGCAGCTGCTGCGACTGA